TTGTCGGCATCAAAGGAGTTGGTTGTACTTATTTGAGTCGACTTTGTCCCCTAAGTTTTGTAAAGCGGCAATTTTCACAACACAAGTTGGTGATGTCGCCCCAGTTATGAATATTCAGACAGAAAACGACTCCCATCATACACCACTATTATACTCATTATTTCGCTGTCTGGTCACCGCACCTCCACTAATTATAGAATTGCATTTTCTGGAGCCATGGTTCCTGGGTCATCTGGCAGCAGGTTCACGTAATAAAGTCGCAGGGCGTGAGCGCCTCCGGGGAGGAGTCTGGCTAATTTTATCTTTACAGATACTGGTACGACAGCATGGCTAAATTGGGCTGCACTGGTGCCGTGGGGGTTAACAGAAAGTTCTTGGCGTGCCACTGCCTTGTCGCCTCACCTCAGACAGGCGGTCGTGAACttacctgtaaaaaaaataaagtgattcAGTATCTCTtatgcaactacaactcccagcgtgtgctgcagGCCACTGGCGCAGAGGAAGATCAGAGTTTTCTGGATTGAAAATTTCTGCAACTTTCTGACTTTATTGTGCGACTTGCACCATTTGCATATACGGATAATGGATAAAACCGTTACAGGCCTATCGGTCTGTATGGTAAGCGCGGTGCTCATTccttaaccctgctttcacacctgagcgtttctcaaacgcgcattTTAcgtgcgtttttgtcgcgcgtttttatgcgcgttttttgtaatagtaaacgcgcgtttgagtgaTTGattgcagtgtcctatggccacaaacgcgcgtcaaaacgccccaaagaagctcaagaacttgattatgcgtcaggcgttttacagcgcgatcgtacgcgctgtaaaacgcccaggtgagaaccattcccatagggaagcattggttttcatgtgttgagcgttttacagcgcgtttgaacgcgctgtaaaacgctcaggtgtgaacttagggtaaaggtCTGTTCAAACCTAGCAGTTGTGATGTGGTTTTTGATGCAGTTGTGGTTATTAAAGGTGAAAACAGTAAAAATTGCGTCCGCATGGAAAATCGTATTAAAACCGCATCATAGTTTTTTCCCAATGTGgttttagggttcatgcacatgaccgtatctgtGATGCAGTCTGTGTGTGGTGCACATtatattgcagacccattgacttcaacgggtCCATGGTCCGTATTGTACAAAAATAATCTTTTTTCAGATTCGGAAAGCACGCGGATAATCCATCCAAAAGTACAGAACATGTGCTATACTTGGCCGCAAGATGCGGACCATTGACctgataaagtaaaaaaaagttgcagaccacaaaatacatatggttgtatACATGAGGAGTTAATCCCACCTCAACTGCTACGTGAACCTTCTGGTCCGATTTTACGCGCTTCGACTGACGCCCTGCTCTGCCAtagtggccaccattttacaaaaTCATGCGGCCATGTGGTGACCAGAATTTATCTACCCAGTCTTAAAGGGGGTTCTCCGGAACTGGGAACCCAAGTTGACATGGCAGGGTACAaaaagttattatttttattttttttccaagtttCACCTATTACAGGCACTCCGAGTCGATTGGAGCTCCCTTCCCTGCCACTTCCAGTCACCGCTGGACAATCAATGGCCTCAACTGTGACATGTTCAGGCATGGCAGGTGACCACCACGGTGATGTGCATGTAGATGGCATGTCACAAGCAGAGGAGAAGGGAGCTCGACTCTGGACCCAGACAGCTGAGATTTTGGTTTTAACTTTTGCACCCTGCCCAGTCATCTTAATGGAGTTTACTATTCTCCgaggacccctttaagctatAGGTACTATAATCATAAGCCCCTCTTCCACTTGCCTGCAGGAAGTCGCCCTCCTCATTTATGTGGCTGGCATTCCTCCTACGATCCAGTCCTACTACGGTCCTTTTACACTGGGCGTTGATCGGAATGAACATTTTCTCAATAATTGCCGCTTTTATATATGGCTCTGACCACCCGATGAACGATCGATCGCTTATTCTATGATAGTATCTTTTATCCGCCATTATTTCATCAACAAAACATCAGCCTGTGTAAACGGGATGTGCTGGCAACAAATGAAAAGTGTATAAGGAAGAATAATCGCATtagcgatcattcatccccattctAATGATTGCTGATCAGCATGTTGTATCTTTTGATTTAGCGCTCAGAGGATCTGCCCGTGTAAAAGGGCCCTAAACCTTTCTACCTGCAGGAGGCAGTGAGGTTAATGCAGAGACCTTTGTTGGTGCCCATCAAGCCCTGACCACCGATGGACACTCCCTTTAAATAACCTTTTCCGTTGTGTGTTTATTTTTCGTTTTCTCTTTTGTCACTTCTTTTGCGTTTCTCTTGAAAGTAAAGTGCAGGGCTCCATCACCAATCCAGCATAAAACTTCCTGGAAGATGACAAAAGTAAGAACCTAAACATGTTTACAAGTAGGGTGTCCACCCGAAATGCGTAGGTCTTGCTTATGTTTTTACTTTTGTCATCTTCCATGACTTAATAAAGGAAGTTTTGTGCTGGAACCTTGCACTTTACATTCTGGACTCTAGCAGGTAGCTCGCCCTGCATTTGGTCCATGCACCTAGAGATGTGGAGAAGGtgatttaaaacagaaagtgatagctCATAAAATTTTTGCATTTCTCTTACAGATGGAGTGACAATGGAAAGTACAGATGAGCAAGGACCAGAGCAGGAAACCATCAGCTGGCAGACAGCTGTGAAGTCTACGTGCAGAGGAACAGGAGAGACAGAAGGCAGAGGCCTCGGTTATGAGACAGCCATGGAGTCAGACTCTGATTTACTGGAGAACTTGCGGCTGCCTACCTTGGAAATGCTGCGTAATGAAATCATAAATCCTGGGACACAGGCCAGTCTGTCTCCCTGCCATGAAGAACTGTGTCAAGGATCACATGACACATCATCGTCTAATGATGACACAGCAGAAATACATGTAGCCACCTCACCTGGTGAACTGGAGGCATCTCCTGCTGTGGTGGAGACCACTACCGAGGAGAGACCTCTAGACAGTGAAATGAAACACCATAAAGAGAAAAATAAGACTCCCTTTGAGACATCTAGTGATGATACGGATGAATGGGAGACCGCCAGCGAAAAGAGTGTTGTGCTTGAACCTGAGCTGTATGATGAAGAGAAGGTTGGAGATGCTGAATCCTGTGGTCAAGAGAAGCACAATGAGGATGCCGGACATCATGGTCAAAAAAATATCTTGGAGGACGCTGGGCTTCATGGTCTGGAACTAGTCACTGAGGATGCTGGGCATCATAGTCTAGAAAATATCTTGGAGGACGCTGGTCTTCATGGTCAGAAAACAGTCACTGGGGATGCTGGTCTTCATGGTCAGAAAACAGTCAGTGAGGATGCTGGTCTTCATGGTCAGAAAACAGTAGGTGAGGACGCTGGTCTTCATGGTCAGGAAACAGTCAGTGAGGACGATGGGCTTCATGGTCAGGAAACAGTCAGTGAGGATGATGGGCTTCATGGTCAGGAAACAGTCAGTGAGGACGATGGGCTTCATGGTCAGGAAACAGTCAGTGAGGACGCTGGGCTTCATGGTCAGGAAACAGTCAGTGAGGACGCTGGGCTTCATGGTCAGGAAACAGTCAGTGAGGACGCTGGGCTTCATGGTCAGGAAACAGTCAGTGAGGACGCTGGTCTTCATGGTCAGGAAACAGTCAGTGAGGACGCTGGGCTTCATGGTCAGGAAACAGTCAGTGAGGACGATGGGCTTCATGGTCAGGAAACAGTCAGTGAGGACGATAGGCTTCATGGTCAGGAAACGGTCAGTGAGGACGATAGGCTTCATGGTCAGGAAACGGTCAGTGAGGACGATGGGCTACATGGTCATGAAACGGTCAGTGAGGACGATGGGCTACATGGTCATGAAACGGTCAGTGAGGACGATGGGCTACATGGTCATGAAACGGTCAGTGAGGACGATGGGCTACATGGTCATGAAACGGTCAGTGAGGACGATGGGCTTCATGGTCAGGAAGCGGTCAGTGAGGACGATGGGCTACATGGTCATGAAACGGTCAGTGAGGACATTGGCATTTATGGTCAGAAATCAGTCAGTAAGGATGTCGGGATTGATGGTAATGAATTAGTAAGTGATCATGAAATTCATGGTCAAGAAATGATCAGTGAGGATGCTGGGCTTCATAGTCATGCCATAGTGAGTGAGGACGCTGGGCTTCATAGTCATGCCATAGTGAGTGAGGACGCTGGGCTTCATAGTCATGACATAGTGAGTGAGGACGCTGGGCTTCATAGTCATGCCATAGTGAGTGAGGACGCTGGGCTTCATAGTCATGCCATAGTGAGTGAGGACGCTGGGCTTCATAGTCATGCCATAGTGAGTGAGGACGCTGGGCTTCATAGTCATGCCATAGTGAGTGAGGACGCTGGGCTTCATGGTCATGCCATAGTGAGTGAGGACGCTGGGCTTCATGGTCATGCCATAGTGAGTGAGGACGCTGGGCTTCATGGTCATGCCATAGTGAGTGAGGACGCTGGGCTTCATGGTCATGCCATAGTGAGTGAGGACGCTAGCATTTATGGTCATGAGACAGATATTAAGGATCCAGGGATTCATGGTCATAAGGCAGTGAGTGAGAGCGCAGGTTTTCTTGGTCAGGAGAAACACAGAAAGATTGATGAAGCTCTGTTGGAAGAAATAGGGAAAGATGCTGAAATTCATGGACTGGAAACAGTGAATAAGGATGCTGAACCTCATGGTTATGAGACCAGGTCTTATGATCATGAGACAGTCAGTGAAGATGCTGAACCTCATGGGTATGAGGCAGTCAGTGAAGATGCTGGACCTCATGGTTATGAGACAGTCAGTGAATATGCTGAGCCTTATGATCATGAGACAGTCAGTGAAGACGCTGGGAAGTATAATCATGAGACAGTCAGTGAGGATGCTGGGCAGTATGGTCAGAAGACACTTAGTCATGAGATGTTCAGTGAGGATGCTGGTTCTGCTGGTCTGGATACAGTAATTGAGGAGGGTGAGCTTCATGGTCATGACGCAGTCAATGAGGAAGCTGGATCTCATGGACAGGAGACAGACAGTGAGAAGGCTGGGGCTTATGGTCAGGATACAATTAATGAGACGGCTGAGCCGGCTGGTGAAGAGATAGTCATTGAGGAGGCTGGGCCTCAAGAACAGGAGACTGTAAATGAGGTAGATGAGATTCATGGTCCAAAGTCAGTCACTGAGGAGACTATGCTTTTTGCTTTACAGATATCCAGTAAAGGGGCTGGCCCTTTTAGTCATGGCAACAAGATGACAGATAACAGGGAGGTCACACTTCATAGTCAGGACGCATCTAATGATGATATAGAGTCTTATGGTCAGGAGACTGTCAATGAGGAGGCTAAGGCTTGTGAACAGGAGATGGTCCATGAGGAAACTGGGTCTTTTATTCTTGAACCAGTCCATGACTTGACTAGGTATCCTAATGAGGACACAGTCAGTGGGTTAGTAGCTGGTGACATGACTAGGCCTCATGGTCTTAATGCAGAAggagagctacagggcaatgagacACTCTTTGGGATTGAGAGTGAGGAGTTTGATGAAGACTGTAAGACTGCTGTTCCTGACCAGGCACTGAATGACGAAACCACCGATGATAAAAAAGGGACCTTAAATACAGAGCGACCATACGAAAATAGATTGATAAAAAGTGGAGAAATActagagactgatgaacttgaccGCCATGAGACAGTTTGTCAAGCAACACTCAATGTCTGTGGAGAGAGAGATTCTGATGAGCCTTGCGATATCTACATAGAAGCCATCAATGAAGAAGTCCTGAATGTCTCTAAAGAGTCCTTTCATGAAGAGACACAGTTTGTCTATACGGAGAAAGACCATGAAGAAAAACAGGATATCTACAAAGGGATTGAAGGTCATAAGATGCAAGGCATCTATATTAAGGCTGTTGAAGAAAATGCTTTACGGGGTATACCTGACCCTGAGGATACAGAAGCTGGAGATGCCAGCATGATGGACATGAAGGAAGTTGTGAGTGAGGACAGAATCATCACTAAAGAGTCTAGTGAAGAAAGTGAAATGGCCAAAAAACGAGTTCAGATGAAAACTAATCAGGGCTTCGTAGGATCTTCAAGACTCCTTGATGAAAATGCCACCTTTGAAGATGAGCAGGATTATTATGTTTTCAAACAGAGATGGGATTTAACAGAAGCATCCAGTAAACACACACTAACTGAGGATCTAGAGCTTGCCTATGTAGAATTTGATAGGCTTGAAGACAAGCTACATAGTAGTAAGGATCTAGTAGGGACTGGTGAAGGACTTTCTGAAGATAATCCTAATGTATTGGACCAAGACACAGTGCATGAGCTGCAGTATACACAAGTTACTAATGATTTGTCATCAGATATGGACTGTACAATGAGTATCGAAACTCAACTGGATGTTCATAGTCCACGACTGATGGAAGAGAAGAGGCAAAATGAACCTTCTGAAAGTCTGTGGCTTGGATACAACGCAGAGCTCAATCTCCAAAAGGTGTCTTCTGGTGTCCAAGAAATCAGTGAACCATGTTTGCACCTATCAGTAGTACATACAGAACAAACCAGTGACTCAAAAGATGATTCAAGCCTCCAGCATCCGAGGTTAAGTGATCCAGAACCGGTTCCAGAAGAGGAAATGACCATGTTGGACACTCATGGTAAACTAAGTTTCTCACACGTGGATCATCATGTTCAAGAAGTTCCTCCGGATGAGCCTGACCACTATAAACTAGAATTTTTTCCTGTCAGATTAAAGGACATTGGGATTTTATCAGACGATATAGTCCGATCTAGTTCAAAAAGTAAAGCTCATGAATTGTTACAAAAGAGTATAGAGTCAAAATGTATAAACAGACAAGAAACCATGCAAGAACCTTTCAGAGAGTCATGCTACCAAGAAAGTACTTTGAGTGATGTTCATCCTGTGATTGGCTCTGGCCAAGACTCTAGTTCAAAAACTACAGATACAAATTTGGAAAATGTCAAACTCGTAAGAAGGCAGCGGAGTAACACAGATCCTTGCTTGATTCTTGACCAAGAAGAAAAGCCACAAGCCAGCTCCAGTACTGGAGGTTTATCGAGGGGTCGATTGAGAAGTGTGACTCCTCCTTGTGACAAATTTACCTCTTCTTATAGCCCTACTTCAGATGAAATTCTCACGCAACCCACAACCTCTGTCTTGTTTCCAATGCAGGAtgaaaacaaaactaaacatgggACAACAGATACAAGATCAGCAAAGCAAAATACGTTCTACCCTACGCAAATATTTAACCCCATGCTTCTGCTAAGTGACATGCAAGAAGAGTCTGGGTTCTACCAGAACGAGAACTTTAAACAAGGCGACATGGAAAATACAAGTCAAGGGACCTTCCAGTCAGCACCTAAAAATAATCAGGTCCTTCTTCGCAACAAGAACACCAAAAACATTGTTGTAGAATCCAAATATTCCCTTAAATCTACTGAGGGACCATCTGATACAAAACCAATGATGGCTCCATCAGTGGCCCCTGTGTGGCTTCCTCCTCAACCCACTCGATACGTAGGAAATTCTGGTGGGGTAAGTGAAATTAGATCTATGAAACCATCAGAGAATCCCCTGGTGAGACGGCCCACCATAAGGCATAAAAAGAGCAACGTTGGAGCTAAACCAACTGCTAAGAGGTTCAGTAACTCAAACCTTCCTGCCATTCCTCAGAGAGATTATCCAACGGGACCAGGAATAAGTCAGTTACCAAGGATCCAACCAGTTAATATCAACAAGGTCCAAATTTCCTCCAAAAATAAACCTTTACCTCACCAGCAAAAGATTTCAGAAGAGTCTGATCAATCAAGAAGTTCATCTTCCATGGAAACAGTAAGAGGTAGGTGACAAGGTAATATTATCATACCTTGAAAACTTTTAAACATTTATAGTGATATGATGGGTTGACAAGGTGTATCACATTCTGACCTTTGTTCTAGTGTAGTGTCCTCTCTTGGTGGTGTTTGCGAATTGATCAAGGACTAAATTACAACCACTAATTGAAGACAGTGGAGACCATTGGTCTACAGGCTTATGCACAAAACCATATAAAATGGCATCACTGAAGTTTTGTATGGTGTTCCATAACTGCTCCATATGGACtgtgcctaaaaaaaaaacctcacaaaATACTGCATCACACAATGGTATGGCAACCACCATAGGAAATATAAGAAGCATATTATCCATTAAGAGCACATGGATCTGGTAGGGATCTGTACCCTGATCAAATGcattagggtcacacagctgtttgCAGAACCGTTGCAGTCTCTGGTTTTATTCacaaggccatttttttttttatggtctgTGAATAAtggctgtcaaaaaaataggaccgacAGCCCCCATACAATTAATTCCAGGGGGCGTTAAAAACGGACCATTTCAACCATTTTTAACACCCATTCTTTTTTCACCGTGAATGTAGCATTGGGCTTTAAACCATTTTTCAAATCCAAGCCATGTCTCGTCCTTACAAAAGATTTGCCCGGTTTCATGTGACCATACTACTTGGACCTCTCACGGTTCATCTGAACAAAACTTTAGTCAACATAGGgttctatggtgatggggactgaGAGAGAGGGGGTTGCTGGTACCATAATGCAGACATTAAACTAAGGGCCTATTAcggccatcttaaaggggttttccaggacttttaatattggtcatcgatatcagatcggtgggagggCAGCTCAGTCttcccttcactgtttacctgctctttGTCGATATCGCAgccgtgagcaggtgtaattacaagcattCACTTTTATAGGACGGGTCCTTCCTATAGGCTAATCATCAGGCTGCCCCTGTACAAGAATGGCAAGTACAGGAGAAGACCAGCAATAAGTAGTAATCAATATGcagatccaggggcgtagctaaatatAAGCTCAGACAAAAAAgagtggtaggacagcaccacttacttgaattcATTCAAGAGGCTctgcggcggtgctcgtgacgtcaggtcccggcctcatAGACCCCACAAATACCAGAAAAagcgaagaaggtcacggcactcaaaaggctattcagtgtttttattacaccacaaaatcagcagctgattttgtggtgtaataaaaacactgaatagccttttgagtgccgtgaccttcttcgctTTTTCTGCTAAATATAAGCTAATATAAACTGGTCTTTACTTtatgcagctttcatccaagtgagatacagcaatagtctgaagtcccagcaggtattggcaatgtgtggcaggaatctatctcttctgcttctatcatatgcctggagctctcttgcaggataagtcgtctgcttgtggctctgtaatgtggcaggaatctggAGTCTTCTgcactatcttctgctgtatggggactgactagctgaggaggaatttggcttgtCTTGGTCTCTGGACagtactcacagttgtgctcacaggg
The sequence above is a segment of the Bufo gargarizans isolate SCDJY-AF-19 chromosome 6, ASM1485885v1, whole genome shotgun sequence genome. Coding sequences within it:
- the LOC122940080 gene encoding uncharacterized protein LOC122940080 isoform X3, which gives rise to MESTDEQGPEQETISWQTAVKSTCRGTGETEGRGLGYETAMESDSDLLENLRLPTLEMLRNEIINPGTQASLSPCHEELCQGSHDTSSSNDDTAEIHVATSPGELEASPAVVETTTEERPLDSEMKHHKEKNKTPFETSSDDTDEWETASEKSVVLEPELYDEEKVGDAESCGQEKHNEDAGHHGQKNILEDAGLHGLELVTEDAGHHSLENILEDAGLHGQKTVTGDAGLHGQKTVSEDAGLHGQKTVGEDAGLHGQETVSEDDGLHGQETVSEDDGLHGQETVSEDDGLHGQETVSEDAGLHGQETVSEDAGLHGQETVSEDAGLHGQETVSEDAGLHGQETVSEDAGLHGQETVSEDDGLHGQETVSEDDRLHGQETVSEDDRLHGQETVSEDDGLHGHETVSEDDGLHGHETVSEDDGLHGHETVSEDDGLHGHETVSEDDGLHGQEAVSEDDGLHGHETVSEDIGIYGQKSVSKDVGIDGNELVSDHEIHGQEMISEDAGLHSHAIVSEDAGLHSHAIVSEDAGLHSHDIVSEDAGLHSHAIVSEDAGLHSHAIVSEDAGLHSHAIVSEDAGLHSHAIVSEDAGLHGHAIVSEDAGLHGHAIVSEDAGIYGHETDIKDPGIHGHKAVSESAGFLGQEKHRKIDEALLEEIGKDAEIHGLETVNKDAEPHGYETRSYDHETVSEDAEPHGYEAVSEDAGPHGYETVSEYAEPYDHETVSEDAGKYNHETVSEDAGQYGQKTLSHEMFSEDAGSAGLDTVIEEGELHGHDAVNEEAGSHGQETDSEKAGAYGQDTINETAEPAGEEIVIEEAGPQEQETVNEVDEIHGPKSVTEETMLFALQISSKGAGPFSHGNKMTDNREVTLHSQDASNDDIESYGQETVNEEAKACEQEMVHEETGSFILEPVHDLTRYPNEDTVSGLVAGDMTRPHGLNAEGELQGNETLFGIESEEFDEDCKTAVPDQALNDETTDDKKGTLNTERPYENRLIKSGEILETDELDRHETVCQATLNVCGERDSDEPCDIYIEAINEEVLNVSKESFHEETQFVYTEKDHEEKQDIYKGIEGHKMQGIYIKAVEENALRGIPDPEDTEAGDASMMDMKEVVSEDRIITKESSEESEMAKKRVQMKTNQGFVGSSRLLDENATFEDEQDYYVFKQRWDLTEASSKHTLTEDLELAYVEFDRLEDKLHSSKDLVGTGEGLSEDNPNVLDQDTVHELQYTQVTNDLSSDMDCTMSIETQLDVHSPRLMEEKRQNEPSESLWLGYNAELNLQKVSSGVQEISEPCLHLSVVHTEQTSDSKDDSSLQHPRLSDPEPVPEEEMTMLDTHGKLSFSHVDHHVQEVPPDEPDHYKLEFFPVRLKDIGILSDDIVRSSSKSKAHELLQKSIESKCINRQETMQEPFRESCYQESTLSDVHPVIGSGQDSSSKTTDTNLENVKLVRRQRSNTDPCLILDQEEKPQASSSTGGLSRGRLRSVTPPCDKFTSSYSPTSDEILTQPTTSVLFPMQDENKTKHGTTDTRSAKQNTFYPTQIFNPMLLLSDMQEESGFYQNENFKQGDMENTSQGTFQSAPKNNQVLLRNKNTKNIVVESKYSLKSTEGPSDTKPMMAPSVAPVWLPPQPTRYVGNSGGVSEIRSMKPSENPLVRRPTIRHKKSNVGAKPTAKRFSNSNLPAIPQRDYPTGPGISQLPRIQPVNINKVQISSKNKPLPHQQKISEESDQSRSSSSMETVREDGYPEVKEKTSNSPEAVLLRGSRSKAKPPSSVSSQSIHRRYSTFINSSNLLYQEYSDVALNQEIQRQKPGDSPAEDSQPSSPRVRRRILSSQDSYLQRLSISSADSLWQDIPKIRDSVTFLSMTREEQKLQEAKFELIMSEALYLRSLNIAVDHFQRSAELQEVLSAQDRQWLFSRLSEVRDASSDFLFDLEEEFESNMYNFQVCDVVISHEPNFRRVYLPYVTNQSYQDRTFQRLMNGNPRFQQVLAKLESDPVCQRLSLKSFLILPFQRITRLRLLLQNILKRSAPGSTKELEATEAHNALEKLIRDCNESVQRMKDTEELILLNQKIQFECKIFPLISQSRRLVKHGEVTSLEFNSMSFKWKVTTRPVYLHLFNDCLLLSRIREGGRFVVFDHASEFRVERCEIKLHTNQKNIFRVFLRDSAAMGRESSQDGRETEYIFRTETQSQKLRWICALSPPKEETDFWGVHGLSQMQCLKSYKARENDELSLEKADILMITQNSDDGWLHGIRLSDQQSGWFPQPNVQPISRNACLRNLQEEQRLKTARAKLQPAGAKGQ
- the LOC122940080 gene encoding uncharacterized protein LOC122940080 isoform X2, with the translated sequence MESTDEQGPEQETISWQTAVKSTCRGTGETEGRGLGYETAMESDSDLLENLRLPTLEMLRNEIINPGTQASLSPCHEELCQGSHDTSSSNDDTAEIHVATSPGELEASPAVVETTTEERPLDSEMKHHKEKNKTPFETSSDDTDEWETASEKSVVLEPELYDEEKVGDAESCGQEKHNEDAGHHGQKNILEDAGLHGLELVTEDAGHHSLENILEDAGLHGQKTVTGDAGLHGQKTVSEDAGLHGQKTVGEDAGLHGQETVSEDDGLHGQETVSEDDGLHGQETVSEDDGLHGQETVSEDAGLHGQETVSEDAGLHGQETVSEDAGLHGQETVSEDAGLHGQETVSEDAGLHGQETVSEDDGLHGQETVSEDDRLHGQETVSEDDRLHGQETVSEDDGLHGHETVSEDDGLHGHETVSEDDGLHGHETVSEDDGLHGHETVSEDDGLHGQEAVSEDDGLHGHETVSEDIGIYGQKSVSKDVGIDGNELVSDHEIHGQEMISEDAGLHSHAIVSEDAGLHSHDIVSEDAGLHSHAIVSEDAGLHSHAIVSEDAGLHSHAIVSEDAGLHSHAIVSEDAGLHGHAIVSEDAGLHGHAIVSEDAGLHGHAIVSEDAGLHGHAIVSEDASIYGHETDIKDPGIHGHKAVSESAGFLGQEKHRKIDEALLEEIGKDAEIHGLETVNKDAEPHGYETRSYDHETVSEDAEPHGYEAVSEDAGPHGYETVSEYAEPYDHETVSEDAGKYNHETVSEDAGQYGQKTLSHEMFSEDAGSAGLDTVIEEGELHGHDAVNEEAGSHGQETDSEKAGAYGQDTINETAEPAGEEIVIEEAGPQEQETVNEVDEIHGPKSVTEETMLFALQISSKGAGPFSHGNKMTDNREVTLHSQDASNDDIESYGQETVNEEAKACEQEMVHEETGSFILEPVHDLTRYPNEDTVSGLVAGDMTRPHGLNAEGELQGNETLFGIESEEFDEDCKTAVPDQALNDETTDDKKGTLNTERPYENRLIKSGEILETDELDRHETVCQATLNVCGERDSDEPCDIYIEAINEEVLNVSKESFHEETQFVYTEKDHEEKQDIYKGIEGHKMQGIYIKAVEENALRGIPDPEDTEAGDASMMDMKEVVSEDRIITKESSEESEMAKKRVQMKTNQGFVGSSRLLDENATFEDEQDYYVFKQRWDLTEASSKHTLTEDLELAYVEFDRLEDKLHSSKDLVGTGEGLSEDNPNVLDQDTVHELQYTQVTNDLSSDMDCTMSIETQLDVHSPRLMEEKRQNEPSESLWLGYNAELNLQKVSSGVQEISEPCLHLSVVHTEQTSDSKDDSSLQHPRLSDPEPVPEEEMTMLDTHGKLSFSHVDHHVQEVPPDEPDHYKLEFFPVRLKDIGILSDDIVRSSSKSKAHELLQKSIESKCINRQETMQEPFRESCYQESTLSDVHPVIGSGQDSSSKTTDTNLENVKLVRRQRSNTDPCLILDQEEKPQASSSTGGLSRGRLRSVTPPCDKFTSSYSPTSDEILTQPTTSVLFPMQDENKTKHGTTDTRSAKQNTFYPTQIFNPMLLLSDMQEESGFYQNENFKQGDMENTSQGTFQSAPKNNQVLLRNKNTKNIVVESKYSLKSTEGPSDTKPMMAPSVAPVWLPPQPTRYVGNSGGVSEIRSMKPSENPLVRRPTIRHKKSNVGAKPTAKRFSNSNLPAIPQRDYPTGPGISQLPRIQPVNINKVQISSKNKPLPHQQKISEESDQSRSSSSMETVREDGYPEVKEKTSNSPEAVLLRGSRSKAKPPSSVSSQSIHRRYSTFINSSNLLYQEYSDVALNQEIQRQKPGDSPAEDSQPSSPRVRRRILSSQDSYLQRLSISSADSLWQDIPKIRDSVTFLSMTREEQKLQEAKFELIMSEALYLRSLNIAVDHFQRSAELQEVLSAQDRQWLFSRLSEVRDASSDFLFDLEEEFESNMYNFQVCDVVISHEPNFRRVYLPYVTNQSYQDRTFQRLMNGNPRFQQVLAKLESDPVCQRLSLKSFLILPFQRITRLRLLLQNILKRSAPGSTKELEATEAHNALEKLIRDCNESVQRMKDTEELILLNQKIQFECKIFPLISQSRRLVKHGEVTSLEFNSMSFKWKVTTRPVYLHLFNDCLLLSRIREGGRFVVFDHASEFRVERCEIKLHTNQKNIFRVFLRDSAAMGRESSQDGRETEYIFRTETQSQKLRWICALSPPKEETDFWGVHGLSQMQCLKSYKARENDELSLEKADILMITQNSDDGWLHGIRLSDQQSGWFPQPNVQPISRNACLRNLQEEQRLKTARAKLQPAGAKGQ